GGTCGTGCGTGTACCGCACAGCcaggtttttcagcactGTTGCAACCAGCGTGCTGGACTCCTGCGCAATGGCCGCTATGTTGGCCTGAAACAGGTCCGGGCCGTGCTGTTCAAACTGTTCCTGAGGTTCGGGCTCGTCCAATTTTGCTTCTTCGATGAACCCAAACAGGTTTGCGTCAAACGTCATGTCGCCGATTTTGTCGTTCGAGTCATTCGAATCGTTCATCTCGTCTTCTGCTGGATACTGCTCAATTTTGACTTTTGCGCGACCGGTGCGATTGTAGATGGCAGCTGAATCTGTGGACGCCACCATCCACTTCTGAAGTGTTTCCGGTGCGTACCACGAAGCATAGTTGATCATCAACGTGGCCACCAACTCGTAGCTCAACGGCTCAAATAATGATGGCTGGTACTGTGCCTGTTCCTGCAGCAAACGGCCTAGCTCGTGGTAgaaaaaatccagctgctgTCCGGCAGCATTCTTGTACACCTCGACAAGCTCGAATGTCTGCGAGGCGTCGGAGTCGATCACAAACGCAATTAGGGCGTCGAGTCTCGTCGCCGGTGCTGGCGGCTTTACAGGAGACGACCTGATGCCGCAATTAAACAGGTCGTCGTTCGCCATCTCCAGTACCATCCCGTGCAGCACGCGCAGCTCTCCCGCCAGCTCGGCACCTGCAAGCTTCTCCAACACCTGCCCAAACACCGACCCTTCGAGACTGCTCTCAGTCCACGTGAGCGCAGTCAGGTGCCGTAGCACGTTCAAAAAAGTTGGCAGCAAGAACGGCTGGTGGCAGTATTCGAGGCCGCTGACAAGGTCGTCAAATTGGATCATCCCCAACTGGCACGCACGCACAGCCTGGCCAACCACGCACGGGATCGCGACGTAGTATTCGCGCACCGAGGCAGattttttgagcagctcgtccgaAACACCGTCTGTGTTGTTGGTGTCAAAGAGAGAGGCTACCCAGTCGCTCATGACCGCGTTGATGCTCGACTGCGGGTCCTGCAGTTGCTCCATGAGCGTCGTATCCAGCAAAGGGTCCCAGTCTGCCATGATCCTGACGGCCTCAGAGCTGGCGTGCTCGCGCTTAAGATCCAGGGAATATCGAAAACCGCAGTACGCCACAAACAGCAGTAGGGCGCCTAGGTTCGCGTGCATGTCCTGCAGGTTTGACGAGTCGCCGTCAACGTCCATAGCATCTTGGGCAAACCCgcggtcgatcgacgcgtcgagGTAAGTCACCAGAGGTTGCACGAAGATGTATGGGTTTTTGTGCAGCACCACGCCGTCTAGTACGTGCGGCACGCTTGTCAGCGCCACCAGTAGCCGCTTCAACCGCGCGTGGTCATCTTCCTGGACAAAACGGGTGACAGCGTCCGTAACCAGCTGCGCCAGTCGCCGCTCACTAGCCAGCGTGCTCACGGAGCTGACGAGCTCGCACGCTCCGGACTCTTCCAGCGATACAAATTCCGGATTTGCGTCCTCAAACACCGCTTGGAACCGCGCCAGATCATCCTGTGCGGGCAGCACGTCCCCCACATCAGCCACGAGCTCGCACTCGGCCAGAATTTTCATCAGCTTctgtttgagctcgtcgtaATCTTTAATCGTCTCAAATGCGTTCGTCAGTGTATCTCTGAGGTTCTGCTGGCTGATGGTCAGCAGCTTAAACACCTCCGGCAGCTTCGACACGATGAAGTGTTTCCATATGTGCTGGGTTCTATAAGTGCTCAGAGCAAGGCCGTCAAATAGAGACACCGTGAGTTCGAACGCGATCGAGACGTTTGTCGTGGACGTGGCCACCGAGGACAGATTCAACAGGCTCTTAAAACCTTGCAAAAAAGTCTCGCTCACGGGGGAAAATGCCACGGTGATCTGGTGCGCCAGCCAGACAATTTTCTTGAGTCTCGATACCTTGATAATGTTTCTCGACACACGGCCCGTCTGCTCCTGCGCAGGCATAGTGTAGTCTTTCTGCATGGTTGACAGGTTGTAACTTTGGAAAAAGCTGTTCAAATAGCGGTAAGCTGTGTCGTGgtgtttctccagatatTCGAGATACTGCTGCACCAAGGAAGTGCAAGAATTGTCTGGGCCCGGACAGCTCTTTAGCACCTGCACCATCAACTTTGCGATCATCAGGGCCTTTTTGGGGCTTGTTTGCGGCTGCATGCTGCCTTTGACAAAGGAAGTTAATTGTGCAACAAATTCAGGACTGTCGATGGCCTGTTTCCACGGCACTTTACCCGAGATCTGGCTCAGCCAGATTAGAATGGCCAGTTCGTCGTTCTCGCCGATGCGCACCATGTACTTGCCAAAAAGCGCAGTAAGCCCATCCACTGCACCTGTGAAGTCACTCTCCACGAGAATCTCGTGTACATAACGGAGTTTTTGGGGGGATTGAGCGCAATTTGTCAGAAGACACTGCAGATCgacctcctcgtcgctgttgGCGGCCACGCGGTGCTTGAACTCGCGAAACAGCTTTCCAAATGCACTGGGCGTGTAGTTTTTCTTTAAGCTCACGTTCACCAGCTGTTCGAGTGTCAATTCGACATCTGTGGAGGGAATAGATATCGAGGACATGAATAAagtgaaaaataatgatAGGAAATTAAATTGTGCTTAGATAATTTACAAGGGAATAAATTGATTATGACAACCTACTGGTGAAGGTACTTAATACACCATTTTCTTGACCTTACAGCTCTCTTTACTTTGAATTGTACCCATTTTGAGCGTGGGAGTGCAATTATGCTACAGGAACAAATAACGAGCAATATCTGATCCATCCCCATTTATACAAGCGTGGTGATATGACACTATTGATTAAATCTCCTCAGTTGCTGTGACCAGGCAGGCTTACTACTGACCACTAAAGACTAAATAGGGACATTCAAATATCAAGCAGCTTTACTATAGGgttttttcaaagactgAAATCAGTGCACGTGACCTACTCATTCAAGATCTGCAACACGTCAGTGAGCACGcgctcaaacacctcgttCCGCTCAATAAACAGCGCGTGTTTGCAGTTGTCGTACCACCGGATCCGGATTTCCGGAATAGCTTTCACAAAGCTGTGCACGCCACGAGTATCCGCCAGAGGGTCGTCATAAGTCTGGCACACTAGGAACTTGCAATGCTTGAGCTCCGCATATTTCTCACGAACCCTATCGCAGTTGTCCAACAAATATAAGCCGCGCCTCAGAATGTGTATTACCTCTTCGATCGTCCCTGGCTTTGAGATCAGACGCACCTCGTTGACCGTCTTGAGCCACCTCATGTCATTTGTCAGTCTGTTCCTGGTGGCTAGCTTTCTGAGTTTCTCCTCttccagagctttttgCAGCACTTGTTGCTTTTTGACGATGTCGACGTCTGTTTTTTGCAACGTCAACAAGTTGAGCAGCGGAACGTAGCTCAGAACTAGCAGGAACAGGAATTTCCACAGCGAGTTGTTGTCACGGTGCAGCAACAGTGGTGAAGATGTCACAACGGTCCGGATTTTTTGCCTGTTGGCGCCATTCATCATGTAATTGAGGACAATGGCTCCACCCATTGAGTGGCCTATCAGACACAGGTTGTCGCTCTCGATGGCCAAGTTGTAGCTGACAAAAAACTCAAGGTCTCGGAACGTGTAGTGGTCGTTGGTATAATCAAGAATTCCCCGAGGCTTCGAAAGCCCGTTGCGGCGCTGGTCAAATATGAAGCATGCGTAGCCCTGAAGAGTAAGAGCATCCATCATGCGAAGATGTAGCTCGCTGCATTCCCTGTAACCATGCACAAACAAACACCGTCCCTTGTACTGGATATTTGGGGATGGCTCTAGAGTGATGCACCTAAAGTTGCAACCGTTGTACGTTAGGTAGAATTGCTTCGTCCGTGCCTGTAAAACGTAAGGTATATAGAATGGTGGCTGGTAGTCTATCACTCCAGTGACCATCAGGAAAGACACCCAACTAGCAAAGTTAGATTACAACCGGTTTATAGGGACGCGCCTTAATATCGGCGATGCTGCCACATGGTGCTAATATTAATTACCCTTTTGGGGAGCAGCTAAATTAATGCGCGAGTCTAAAATCTAAACGTTTAGACCCCACGTCGGTGGTATTCAATATATAATTTTCGCGCTCTGCCGGATCCATCATTTGCCACTGCCGTTCTCTTAAGTGGTTCACATACATGTAGTACGCCTTGGTGAGAAGTAGAACAGGCAGCATGGCCACCGAAAGCCAGAATAAAATCGTGTTTCCTTTTCTGTACAGTGGAGCATCGCTTTCGTGGTAAATATTGGCCGAGATCAGAGACCCGATCTGTGCACACATGTAGTAGAGAGAAGTAGAAACGGATCTGGTCTTTAAAGACCTCGAGTTGCGCGAGACCCAGCTCAAGCAAATGGCATGAATATAAGGTAGCCCCAAAATGAGCGTGCAAACTGCCCATGTTCCCCATTTGTTCACCATCGAGTCTTTCCAAAAGGCCAGCACGCCAACAAGAGGGATCTCATAAAGCGCAAACAGACAACAGACAAGCGATCTCTCGTTCACCTTTTCGCTCAGCCAAGTAATTGCAATCAATAAAATAATGTGTATAAAGCTGTAGGGGACAGTGAGTAAGACGGCGTTCAGGGTAGTAAAGCCAAGGTTTTTTAGCACCAAAGTCATATAGCTTGTCAGCAAATTCAAGGGGATGTAGGCCAGAATTCCAATGATGTAAAGAGGGTACATATTATAATCCAAAAGAGCATATATCAGGTTGGAGGTGGTGACTCCTTGTCTGTTGTTCATGTCGCCCTTCGAGGGATCGTCTCTCAAGACTTTGTTGACgatgattttctcctctCGCTCAGTGAACCACCCTTTTTTGTTCCAGAACCGCTTGGTTTGCACCACGGAGGGAGCCATCACCAGGGCAGACACCAAAGCAATGAGAAGCGTGAAAGCTCCTTCAATGATAAAAAGCCATTGCCAGCCTGCCATTCCCAGAATACCACGCATCCGCAAAATCCCATAAGCCATTAATGCTGTGCCAATTTGAGTCAAAGACAAAGCTGTCCAAAAATAGGACAGCTTGATTGAAAGCTCGCTAGAAGTAAAGAAATAAGACATCCACAAGACCAGTTCAGGAGTAAACCCGCCTTCCAAAAGCCCTAGCAATGCCCTCGTCGCGTAAAAAGAATGCCTATTGGTCATTTTGCATTGTAATATAGCCACCAGAGACCATGAAACCATTAAAAATGGCACCCACCGGTCGACACCCAATTTCTTGCAAATCAGCGACGAAGGGACCTCACTGACAATAAAAgcgacaaaaaaaatggtgTTCCCATTGTTGTACATGTCTGTGGTAAGGCCCAAATCTTGCAGTAAGTTGTCTGCAACCGCCTGGGCCAGATTTCCCCTATCAACTTGCAATGCAACAAACATGAAGCAAGCAAGCGCAGTAACCTTCATATCAAGCTTGTGCCCTAAATCACGCTCCTCCTCAAGAGTCCAGCTGAACAAAGGGTCAAACCGTTCTCTGCATTCATACCGACAATCTCTGTAGACTTTGGTCCAGTAGCTGGCCACAAATGGGTCCAGAAATGGATTGGTGGTGTTGCTCAGTGAGCTACCTCTGCGTTTGGAAACGGAAACAGTCTCTCCACCCTTGCTATTCTGACTATCCAGTTCCATACTCAAACTATAAACCTACAATGTGTCGCCTCTTATCTCTGGAGGGAACATTCGGGCTGTGTTGGAGATGCTCCCCTTATTTGGTTCACGTGGGCAGCTCCATTTAAACGTCAGATTACAGAAATTAATTTGTAGTCACGGGCTCCTTTTGTCACATGACAACCGAGCGGCGGGGTGGCTGCgccgaaaaaaaaaataaaccTAATATAACCGAGTgttctgttttttgggCCGTGCCTTTAAATATCCGTGAGTCATCTGAAAAGTTTATTTGCGCTTGAAGACATTTCTTTCCGTTTCGATTCCCACAATGTCGCTC
This window of the Ogataea parapolymorpha DL-1 chromosome VII, whole genome shotgun sequence genome carries:
- a CDS encoding Mediator of RNA polymerase II transcription subunit 5 — encoded protein: MSSISIPSTDVELTLEQLVNVSLKKNYTPSAFGKLFREFKHRVAANSDEEVDLQCLLTNCAQSPQKLRYVHEILVESDFTGAVDGLTALFGKYMVRIGENDELAILIWLSQISGKVPWKQAIDSPEFVAQLTSFVKGSMQPQTSPKKALMIAKLMVQVLKSCPGPDNSCTSLVQQYLEYLEKHHDTAYRYLNSFFQSYNLSTMQKDYTMPAQEQTGRVSRNIIKVSRLKKIVWLAHQITVAFSPVSETFLQGFKSLLNLSSVATSTTNVSIAFELTVSLFDGLALSTYRTQHIWKHFIVSKLPEVFKLLTISQQNLRDTLTNAFETIKDYDELKQKLMKILAECELVADVGDVLPAQDDLARFQAVFEDANPEFVSLEESGACELVSSVSTLASERRLAQLVTDAVTRFVQEDDHARLKRLLVALTSVPHVLDGVVLHKNPYIFVQPLVTYLDASIDRGFAQDAMDVDGDSSNLQDMHANLGALLLFVAYCGFRYSLDLKREHASSEAVRIMADWDPLLDTTLMEQLQDPQSSINAVMSDWVASLFDTNNTDGVSDELLKKSASVREYYVAIPCVVGQAVRACQLGMIQFDDLVSGLEYCHQPFLLPTFLNVLRHLTALTWTESSLEGSVFGQVLEKLAGAELAGELRVLHGMVLEMANDDLFNCGIRSSPVKPPAPATRLDALIAFVIDSDASQTFELVEVYKNAAGQQLDFFYHELGRLLQEQAQYQPSLFEPLSYELVATLMINYASWYAPETLQKWMVASTDSAAIYNRTGRAKVKIEQYPAEDEMNDSNDSNDKIGDMTFDANLFGFIEEAKLDEPEPQEQFEQHGPDLFQANIAAIAQESSTLVATVLKNLAVRYTHDRE